In Sphingobacterium thalpophilum, a genomic segment contains:
- a CDS encoding SusC/RagA family TonB-linked outer membrane protein, with amino-acid sequence MSLFYKKTAGLALCTLFSATSLYAQQSISGIVSDANGPISGATVSVKGTSRGTQTGGNGSFTIQASTGETLRISMVGYKSQEVVVGSNKTINVSLTSDQSNLEEVVVTAMGIKKAPRELGYAMSTIDSKELTKTGSPNFAGALYGKAPGVRITTAPGGATSGVNINIRGINSITGGSQPLVIIDGVPMRQNKFDNSNYWGDQRARGNGLEDLNPEDIETVSILKGASAAALYGSEAMNGVVLITTKSNKGGTGFSIDFNANYTHDQIAYLPKFQNVRGPGYSLAYANGGQAEDKFFYYGADRAVDGVTRGVLPATVNFGPKFDGLPTVTWDGKVRPYEAQNAYGKFFNNPNNTSLNLALGHATETSNVRFSLTRQDNQMTSFDSYNKKNIVNFNSTFKLWNKLTTDVVVNYINQHTHNRPFMTDRLINNFTGMISTFDNPDWYADRYQTSLGYKYVTGTNQSLTPGENLIHNGYKVDVLDYYWNTRAKTSDEYSNRLIGSFTNTYQITDDLSVRARFSADVTSARFEDRSPNRFPLLYGFDTESGFTTKNQNQNIYYTDLLASYKKQVSKDIKLGAAVGYTATKNQDFSVSGWTNGGLSQRNWYDLSASVNDSRSSQARIWSLRDATFGTLNFSFKDYWYVEGTLRRELISQMHPDNNVLYYPSVNSSLILSDAFKLPEIFDYAKLRGSWGIVGNYPNIFQSALSFSQKTLGDQGTGSVIYTQVPTSGFGNERIKPETKHEIEFGLETRLLKGRLGFDITYYNGQIKDQILDFSLPMTTGASSIVANVGTLRNKGWEFVVNGTPVQSENFKWNTTVNLAFNRNNVEQLAGGATELEHRFIDGDAAKIISRVGEPLGDIYARPVKTDDQGRMVVDANGLYQLDNTTYKKVGNAMPKAIGGFINSFSYKNFTLDALIDFRWGGHIMPTGINWMKSRGLLEETLEGMDAEHGGLSYYLSGGKGIATTGSTGPNGETVYHDGMLLDGVLLDGTKNANIISQATYFNSTYNWGGPQYGGNSRYELYVEKNNYIKMRELSLAYRLPKDFARKLKAKNISLSAFGRNLFFIYRTAKHLDPEQMTGGSHWSQQITNAGSGPATRTYGLMLRASF; translated from the coding sequence ATGAGTCTATTTTACAAAAAAACTGCAGGATTGGCGCTATGTACACTTTTCAGTGCTACATCGCTCTATGCGCAGCAAAGCATTTCTGGAATAGTTTCAGATGCTAATGGACCAATTTCTGGCGCCACTGTCTCCGTAAAAGGAACCAGCAGGGGTACACAAACTGGCGGCAATGGATCTTTCACAATCCAAGCTTCAACTGGTGAAACTTTGCGTATCTCCATGGTGGGCTACAAATCTCAAGAAGTTGTGGTTGGTTCCAACAAAACAATTAATGTAAGCTTAACCAGTGATCAATCTAACCTTGAAGAAGTTGTTGTTACCGCCATGGGTATCAAAAAAGCACCTAGAGAGCTTGGTTATGCCATGAGTACGATTGATTCCAAAGAACTAACAAAAACCGGTTCACCAAACTTTGCGGGGGCACTGTATGGTAAAGCACCGGGCGTACGCATTACAACTGCTCCAGGTGGAGCGACCTCAGGGGTAAATATCAATATCCGTGGTATTAACTCTATCACAGGAGGTTCACAACCATTAGTCATTATTGATGGGGTACCTATGCGCCAAAATAAATTTGATAACTCCAATTATTGGGGCGACCAACGTGCTCGTGGTAATGGCCTTGAGGATTTAAACCCTGAGGATATCGAAACAGTATCCATTTTAAAAGGAGCCTCAGCTGCTGCATTATATGGATCTGAAGCAATGAATGGTGTTGTCCTTATCACAACAAAATCAAATAAGGGTGGTACAGGCTTTTCAATTGATTTTAATGCAAACTATACACATGATCAAATTGCTTACCTACCCAAATTCCAAAATGTACGTGGGCCAGGTTATAGCTTAGCTTATGCAAATGGAGGACAGGCAGAAGATAAATTTTTCTATTATGGTGCTGATCGGGCTGTAGATGGAGTTACAAGAGGGGTTTTACCTGCAACGGTAAACTTCGGACCTAAATTTGACGGTTTACCAACGGTGACCTGGGACGGTAAAGTGCGGCCTTATGAAGCTCAAAATGCTTATGGAAAGTTTTTCAATAATCCCAACAACACATCTCTTAATCTCGCCTTAGGCCACGCGACAGAAACGTCAAATGTTCGTTTCTCCCTTACTCGTCAAGATAATCAGATGACGTCGTTCGATTCGTATAACAAAAAGAACATCGTCAATTTTAACTCAACATTTAAATTGTGGAATAAACTAACAACCGATGTTGTGGTTAATTATATCAATCAGCATACGCATAACAGACCTTTTATGACGGACCGCTTGATTAACAATTTTACGGGGATGATTTCGACTTTTGACAACCCAGACTGGTATGCAGATCGGTATCAAACGAGTCTAGGATACAAATATGTAACAGGAACAAATCAAAGTCTTACCCCAGGTGAAAATCTAATCCACAACGGATATAAAGTCGATGTATTAGATTACTATTGGAATACGCGAGCTAAAACAAGTGACGAATATTCAAACCGCTTAATTGGTTCATTTACCAACACTTACCAAATAACAGACGACTTATCTGTTCGTGCTAGATTCTCTGCTGACGTTACATCAGCACGATTTGAAGACCGAAGCCCTAATCGCTTCCCATTACTTTACGGTTTTGACACCGAATCAGGATTTACGACAAAAAATCAAAATCAAAACATTTATTATACCGACCTCCTTGCGTCCTATAAAAAGCAAGTTAGTAAGGACATTAAGTTAGGAGCTGCAGTAGGCTATACCGCGACAAAAAATCAAGATTTTTCGGTTAGTGGCTGGACTAACGGTGGATTATCTCAACGCAATTGGTATGATCTATCAGCCTCTGTTAATGATTCCAGAAGCTCACAAGCTAGAATTTGGTCATTAAGAGATGCGACCTTTGGAACTTTAAATTTTAGTTTTAAAGATTATTGGTATGTAGAGGGCACATTACGCCGTGAGCTTATTTCACAGATGCACCCAGATAACAATGTTTTGTATTATCCATCCGTCAACTCAAGTTTAATCTTATCTGATGCGTTTAAACTTCCGGAAATCTTCGATTATGCGAAATTAAGAGGTTCATGGGGAATTGTCGGAAATTATCCCAATATTTTCCAAAGTGCCTTGAGCTTTTCACAAAAAACACTGGGCGATCAAGGAACAGGATCTGTGATTTATACACAGGTTCCAACATCCGGCTTCGGAAATGAGCGCATTAAACCTGAGACCAAGCATGAAATCGAATTTGGTTTAGAAACTAGATTGTTAAAAGGCCGATTAGGATTTGACATTACTTATTACAATGGCCAAATCAAAGACCAGATCCTAGATTTTTCTTTACCAATGACGACTGGCGCTAGCTCTATTGTTGCAAACGTAGGTACATTACGTAACAAAGGATGGGAATTTGTTGTTAACGGTACTCCAGTTCAAAGCGAAAACTTCAAGTGGAATACAACCGTCAACCTTGCTTTCAACAGAAACAACGTAGAGCAATTAGCGGGCGGTGCAACCGAATTAGAGCACCGATTTATTGATGGTGATGCGGCTAAGATTATTTCCAGAGTTGGAGAGCCGTTGGGTGATATTTACGCGCGGCCGGTAAAAACAGATGATCAAGGACGAATGGTTGTTGACGCAAATGGTTTATATCAATTGGATAATACAACGTATAAAAAAGTTGGTAATGCCATGCCTAAAGCAATTGGTGGCTTCATCAACTCCTTTAGTTACAAAAATTTCACTTTGGACGCTCTAATTGACTTCCGCTGGGGAGGACATATTATGCCTACCGGTATCAACTGGATGAAAAGTAGAGGTTTGCTAGAAGAAACCTTAGAGGGTATGGACGCTGAACATGGTGGATTGAGCTACTACTTGTCCGGAGGAAAAGGAATCGCTACCACTGGCTCCACTGGACCTAACGGAGAAACGGTTTATCATGATGGTATGTTATTGGATGGGGTTTTATTAGATGGTACTAAAAACGCGAACATCATCTCGCAAGCGACCTATTTCAATTCAACCTATAACTGGGGTGGCCCACAATATGGTGGAAACTCTCGTTATGAACTTTATGTAGAGAAAAACAACTATATCAAGATGCGTGAACTTTCGCTCGCATATAGGCTTCCGAAAGATTTCGCTCGCAAGTTAAAAGCGAAAAACATCAGTTTATCGGCCTTTGGAAGAAACTTGTTCTTCATCTACAGAACGGCTAAACACCTCGATCCTGAACAAATGACAGGTGGTTCACACTGGTCACAACAAATTACCAATGCTGGTTCAGGTCCAGCAACAAGAACTTATGGTTTAATGTTACGCGCAAGTTTCTAA
- a CDS encoding SusD/RagB family nutrient-binding outer membrane lipoprotein, with the protein MKIKKHILLAGLCAAGITAITSCSKSSFDELYRDPGKISEVSADKQFAGITYSYRELVVPSYWNYFVILRSTANRYVQATGWANENNQLIPGGASTQDRWNTYYAGLAQYREFEKVYTALPEAERTQLRIFYLAAKIFFYDQTQQVVDLHGDIPWSQAGMLSTNGGNYPSSYAKYDTAEDIYKTMLDDLKAISTELNTLPALTSGVSTSFKTQDLINKGDITLWKKYCNSLRLRMLTRVSAASTFTARANQELADIIGNQSTYPLTLTNADNIDISVFNSGSDINARGFRDGLESWNANIAGKVMIDNMVSKADPRLPFIFEPGQGANGAYIGLDQSLTSAEQTALISGTPANPSKIAIYNRSTYSRNEYFPGLLITASEVNYLLAEYYNRTGNNAAAKSAFEQGIKQSIALFPAIRALSKDNTTTAAAQPTDAQINTYISNIGWGTNNIQLIATQKWLHFNVIQPLQSWAEVRRLNYPVFTFRTEVSDIQKTVPTRWNIPATEVNLNGTNYDAVKSKDKLDTKIFWDVN; encoded by the coding sequence ATGAAAATCAAAAAACACATCTTACTTGCTGGTCTATGTGCCGCGGGTATTACAGCAATAACCTCATGTAGTAAATCATCTTTTGATGAGTTATATAGAGATCCAGGAAAAATAAGTGAAGTGTCAGCCGACAAACAGTTTGCGGGAATTACCTATTCCTACAGAGAACTGGTTGTCCCAAGTTACTGGAATTACTTTGTTATCCTCCGATCGACTGCTAATCGCTATGTTCAGGCTACGGGATGGGCAAATGAAAATAATCAATTGATACCTGGAGGTGCTTCTACCCAGGATCGTTGGAATACTTATTATGCAGGTCTTGCACAATACAGAGAATTTGAAAAAGTATATACAGCACTGCCAGAAGCAGAGCGAACTCAGCTACGCATATTTTACCTTGCAGCGAAAATTTTCTTTTATGATCAAACGCAACAGGTTGTTGATTTACATGGAGATATCCCTTGGTCGCAGGCAGGCATGTTGAGTACCAATGGTGGAAATTATCCGAGCTCGTATGCTAAATATGATACTGCAGAAGATATTTATAAAACGATGCTGGATGACCTAAAAGCCATCAGTACCGAGCTTAATACGCTGCCAGCACTAACTTCAGGTGTTTCTACGTCTTTTAAAACACAAGATTTAATCAATAAAGGTGATATAACACTATGGAAAAAATATTGTAATTCCCTTCGCTTACGTATGTTGACTCGCGTAAGTGCTGCCTCAACATTTACAGCAAGAGCAAACCAAGAGTTGGCCGACATCATTGGAAATCAGTCAACCTATCCATTAACTCTCACCAATGCTGATAATATTGACATTAGTGTCTTCAATTCGGGATCCGATATCAATGCGAGAGGATTTAGAGATGGTTTAGAAAGCTGGAATGCCAATATTGCCGGGAAAGTGATGATTGACAACATGGTTTCAAAGGCAGATCCGAGGTTACCATTTATTTTTGAACCTGGACAAGGTGCAAATGGGGCCTATATTGGACTAGATCAGTCTTTAACGAGTGCAGAACAAACTGCTTTGATTTCCGGAACACCAGCTAATCCGAGTAAGATTGCCATCTATAATCGTTCTACTTACTCGAGAAATGAATATTTTCCAGGGTTACTGATCACGGCATCGGAAGTCAATTATTTACTGGCTGAGTATTACAACAGGACTGGAAATAATGCGGCTGCAAAATCAGCTTTCGAGCAGGGCATAAAACAATCCATTGCACTATTCCCTGCGATTAGGGCATTAAGCAAAGACAATACGACCACTGCCGCAGCGCAACCAACAGATGCTCAGATTAACACCTATATCTCAAATATTGGATGGGGAACAAATAATATTCAATTAATCGCTACTCAAAAATGGTTGCATTTCAACGTTATTCAACCTTTACAATCCTGGGCAGAAGTAAGAAGATTAAATTACCCAGTATTTACCTTTAGAACAGAGGTATCCGATATTCAAAAAACTGTACCAACGCGATGGAATATTCCAGCAACAGAAGTGAATTTAAATGGAACAAATTATGACGCTGTAAAAAGCAAAGATAAGCTTGATACCAAAATCTTCTGGGACGTTAATTAA
- a CDS encoding alpha-L-fucosidase: MQKLKTIISTALIASSATLAFGQAHNVSNGYQKPTDPLVTENLEQWQDMKFGLFMHWGTYSQWGIVESWSICPEDEGWTQRKPEHGKTYFEYLKNYENLQTTFNPTDFNPQKWADAAKAAGMKYVVFTTKHHDGFAMFDTKESDYKITSSKTPFSTNPKANVTKEIFNTFRNDGFKIGAYFSKPDWHSDYYWWSYFPPKDRNVNYDPKKYPDRWQKFKDFTYNQINELTSAYGKVDILWLDGGQVRPLETVDKSVDWQQTIKMDQNIDMDRIGGMARKNQPGIIVVDRTVPGNWENYVTPEQAIPEHPLDIPWESCITMGNSFSYVPNDQYKPTKKIVETLVKIISRGGNYLLNIAPGPTGDYDQAAYDRLNELAAWMKINQTAVFATRTIAPYHQGDYYYTRSKDNKVVNVFHLSEGDNYQQPNEYVFQVPDNFNVKKIAILGHKGKLDWSQRGNQITLRSPSTRFSYATAIQLQSK; this comes from the coding sequence ATGCAAAAACTAAAAACCATTATATCTACTGCGCTGATCGCTTCAAGCGCAACACTAGCGTTTGGTCAAGCACACAACGTATCTAATGGCTATCAAAAACCGACAGATCCCTTAGTAACTGAAAACCTCGAACAATGGCAAGATATGAAGTTTGGTCTTTTCATGCACTGGGGTACCTATAGTCAATGGGGAATCGTTGAAAGCTGGAGTATCTGTCCTGAAGACGAAGGCTGGACCCAACGCAAACCCGAACATGGTAAAACTTATTTTGAATACCTCAAGAACTACGAAAATCTACAGACCACCTTTAACCCTACGGATTTCAATCCACAAAAATGGGCCGATGCCGCAAAAGCTGCCGGCATGAAATATGTTGTCTTTACAACAAAACATCACGATGGATTTGCCATGTTCGATACCAAAGAGTCGGATTATAAAATTACATCCTCCAAAACGCCATTTTCGACAAACCCAAAGGCAAATGTGACCAAAGAAATCTTCAATACTTTCCGCAATGACGGTTTTAAAATTGGGGCTTATTTCTCCAAACCGGACTGGCACTCGGATTACTACTGGTGGTCCTACTTTCCGCCAAAAGACAGAAATGTAAATTATGACCCTAAAAAATATCCGGATCGTTGGCAAAAATTCAAAGATTTCACCTACAATCAAATCAACGAACTGACCTCAGCATATGGCAAAGTTGACATTCTTTGGTTGGATGGTGGCCAGGTGCGCCCCTTAGAAACCGTTGACAAATCTGTTGACTGGCAACAGACCATCAAAATGGATCAGAATATTGACATGGACCGCATTGGTGGCATGGCAAGGAAAAATCAACCCGGCATTATCGTTGTCGACCGTACGGTACCTGGAAACTGGGAAAATTATGTCACACCTGAACAAGCGATTCCCGAACATCCCTTGGATATTCCATGGGAAAGTTGCATCACCATGGGAAATTCGTTCAGCTATGTGCCCAACGACCAATACAAACCGACCAAAAAGATTGTTGAAACATTGGTAAAAATCATTTCCCGCGGTGGAAACTACCTATTGAACATCGCCCCTGGTCCAACAGGAGATTACGATCAGGCAGCATACGATCGCTTGAACGAACTGGCAGCCTGGATGAAAATCAATCAAACCGCCGTTTTTGCAACACGTACGATTGCTCCATATCACCAAGGTGACTATTACTACACTAGAAGCAAAGACAATAAAGTGGTCAATGTATTCCATCTTTCTGAAGGCGATAATTACCAACAACCCAATGAATACGTCTTTCAAGTACCTGATAACTTTAACGTAAAGAAAATCGCTATTTTGGGTCATAAAGGTAAATTGGACTGGTCTCAACGTGGTAACCAAATTACCTTGAGAAGCCCTAGTACACGATTTAGCTATGCTACTGCAATTCAATTGCAAAGCAAATAA
- a CDS encoding sialidase family protein, whose amino-acid sequence MKKINLFQLFILLFLSSCATYKPQILVSEQIFKTGQVPFQQCHASTIQVIGKDSLLAAWFGGTHESNPDVVIWSSLYSNGQWQRPVQIADGILADNRFPTWNPVFYQYPHSDTLSLYYKIGPNPREWKGYMKHSLDKGTTWSAAQQLPEGILGPIKNKPLTLTNGLLLSPSSTESKEEIWKAHLEISHDHGRSWSISTIRPDTSIQVIQPSVIQHADGRIQALCRSKENKVMAAFSADEGLTWGPWQATNLLNPNSATDAIRLNNGLFMIVFNPAIAGNDWWEGRTKLHVAISKDGLQWKDVLTLEDGVKNDEYSYPTIIQDTNGLIHITYTWNRKSIKHIVLR is encoded by the coding sequence ATGAAAAAAATCAACCTATTTCAACTATTTATCCTTCTTTTTCTATCCTCGTGTGCAACGTATAAACCGCAGATCCTGGTATCAGAGCAAATTTTTAAAACAGGCCAGGTTCCATTCCAACAATGCCATGCTTCCACGATTCAAGTCATCGGAAAAGACAGTTTATTGGCGGCCTGGTTTGGTGGTACGCACGAATCTAACCCCGATGTTGTTATCTGGAGCTCACTGTATAGCAACGGGCAGTGGCAGCGTCCTGTACAGATTGCAGATGGTATCCTTGCTGACAACCGCTTTCCAACATGGAATCCTGTCTTCTATCAATACCCGCACAGTGACACCCTATCTTTGTATTATAAAATAGGGCCCAATCCCAGAGAGTGGAAAGGCTATATGAAACATTCGCTGGATAAAGGAACGACCTGGTCTGCAGCGCAGCAGTTGCCTGAAGGTATATTGGGGCCTATCAAGAATAAACCGCTCACCTTGACAAACGGACTGCTTCTCTCCCCTTCCAGCACGGAGTCCAAAGAAGAAATCTGGAAAGCACACCTGGAAATCAGTCACGATCATGGTCGTTCCTGGTCCATCAGTACGATACGTCCCGATACCAGTATTCAGGTTATTCAGCCAAGTGTGATCCAACACGCGGATGGACGCATTCAGGCGCTCTGTAGAAGTAAAGAAAATAAGGTGATGGCCGCATTCTCAGCAGATGAAGGCCTTACCTGGGGGCCCTGGCAAGCCACAAACCTGCTCAATCCCAATTCAGCCACCGACGCCATCCGTTTAAATAATGGTTTATTTATGATTGTCTTCAATCCGGCCATCGCTGGCAACGACTGGTGGGAAGGACGCACAAAACTGCATGTCGCCATATCAAAGGATGGCTTACAGTGGAAAGATGTCCTAACCCTTGAAGATGGGGTAAAGAACGATGAGTATTCTTATCCGACAATTATTCAGGACACAAACGGTCTTATCCACATCACCTATACCTGGAATAGGAAAAGTATCAAGCATATTGTGCTCAGGTAA
- a CDS encoding glycoside hydrolase family 3 N-terminal domain-containing protein, producing MKVRILLMAAMATLLCPQLQAQQLPYKNSTIPIEKRVSDLLGRMTVEEKVGQLSKLLGWEMYSKNGKQVTISNKLRKAVKEQHIGLLWATLRADPWTQKTLLNGLSPVEAARATNAIQRYMVDSTRLGIPLLLSEEAPHGHMAIGATVFPTAIGQASTWNPQLIQDMASTIAMETYAVGGKNGYGPVLDLARDPRWSRTEETYGEDPYLIGQMGTAMIRGFQGEKLGERDKIIGTLKHFVAYAAPDGGHNGESVSFGERSLRQYFLPPFERAVKSGAGSVMTAYNSIDGIPCSANPWLLKDILRKDWGFTGFVVSDLLSISGLNGGHATAATAEEAASQSIHAGLDVDLSGTGYGSNLLKAVQQGLVEPAVLDTAVAHVLRMKFNLGLFDHPYVDEKLVAQKVATAQNKTVARQVARESIVLLKNDQHILPLSKSLKRIAVIGPNADNAYNQLGDYTAPQAEGKVQTLLTGIRAAVGNSTRVDYVKGCAIRDTSNSDIAAAVAAAKQADAVVLVLGGSSARDFKTSYQATGAANVDPNTVSDMESGEGFDRVSLDMMGDQIKLLKAIQATGKPVVLVTIMGRPLNLNWAAEHVPAIVNAWYPGQEGGLAIADVLFGDYNPAGRLPISVPRSVGQLPVHYNHTKPKHHDYVEMSAKPLYAFGYGLSYSSFDYSNLQVSLKEADNDFACTVSFDVANNGKLAGDEVTQLYVVDEVSSVVTPVMQLKRFERKNIAAGKKERYSFQLTKEDLKLWNAGNEWKTEKGRFKLLVGASSDDIRLKGETVLTKDY from the coding sequence ATGAAAGTCCGTATATTACTTATGGCGGCAATGGCGACATTGCTCTGCCCACAACTTCAAGCCCAGCAATTGCCCTATAAGAATAGTACAATACCAATTGAAAAACGGGTAAGTGATCTATTGGGAAGAATGACTGTGGAAGAGAAAGTCGGGCAATTGAGTAAATTGCTGGGCTGGGAAATGTATAGCAAAAACGGAAAGCAGGTTACAATCAGCAATAAATTGCGGAAGGCAGTAAAAGAACAGCATATCGGATTGTTATGGGCAACCTTACGTGCCGATCCTTGGACACAGAAAACCTTGCTGAATGGCCTGAGCCCTGTAGAAGCTGCGCGCGCTACAAATGCAATCCAACGCTATATGGTGGATAGTACTCGACTAGGGATTCCATTGTTGTTGTCTGAGGAGGCGCCACACGGACATATGGCGATTGGTGCAACAGTGTTCCCTACTGCGATCGGACAGGCGAGTACATGGAACCCACAGTTGATTCAGGATATGGCATCAACAATCGCCATGGAGACTTATGCTGTGGGCGGTAAAAACGGCTACGGTCCTGTATTAGATTTAGCACGAGATCCACGTTGGTCGCGTACTGAAGAGACCTATGGGGAGGATCCCTATCTGATCGGTCAGATGGGAACTGCAATGATCCGTGGTTTTCAGGGTGAGAAGCTAGGTGAGCGTGATAAGATAATAGGAACTTTAAAGCATTTTGTAGCCTATGCTGCTCCAGATGGCGGTCACAATGGTGAGTCCGTATCGTTTGGAGAACGAAGCCTCAGACAATATTTCCTGCCGCCTTTTGAGCGTGCTGTAAAATCAGGAGCTGGGTCGGTTATGACAGCATACAATAGCATTGATGGTATTCCCTGCTCTGCCAATCCCTGGTTGCTAAAAGACATTCTACGTAAAGACTGGGGATTTACGGGGTTTGTCGTATCGGATCTATTGAGTATATCAGGGCTCAATGGAGGGCATGCAACAGCAGCGACTGCAGAAGAAGCGGCTTCACAAAGTATACATGCCGGATTGGATGTCGATCTAAGCGGGACTGGTTATGGTTCAAATCTGCTTAAGGCTGTACAACAGGGGCTCGTTGAACCTGCTGTTCTTGATACAGCAGTGGCCCATGTACTGCGAATGAAGTTCAATCTGGGGCTTTTTGATCATCCTTATGTGGATGAAAAGTTGGTAGCCCAAAAAGTCGCTACGGCACAAAATAAAACGGTGGCAAGACAGGTGGCCCGCGAGTCGATTGTTTTGCTTAAAAACGATCAGCATATCTTACCCTTAAGTAAATCGTTGAAACGCATAGCCGTTATAGGACCGAATGCCGACAATGCCTATAATCAGCTGGGCGATTATACGGCTCCACAAGCTGAAGGGAAAGTTCAGACCCTGTTGACCGGAATACGGGCGGCAGTTGGTAACAGTACCAGGGTCGATTATGTGAAAGGTTGTGCAATCCGTGATACAAGCAATTCCGATATTGCTGCCGCCGTCGCAGCTGCAAAGCAGGCCGATGCGGTGGTTTTAGTTCTGGGTGGTTCGAGTGCACGTGATTTTAAAACGTCGTATCAAGCAACTGGAGCAGCCAATGTTGATCCCAATACAGTAAGTGATATGGAGAGCGGAGAAGGATTTGATCGCGTTTCCCTGGATATGATGGGCGATCAGATCAAGTTGCTGAAAGCGATACAGGCAACGGGAAAACCAGTTGTACTTGTTACGATTATGGGAAGACCATTGAACTTAAATTGGGCGGCTGAACACGTGCCTGCGATCGTGAATGCCTGGTATCCGGGACAGGAGGGAGGTTTGGCTATTGCCGATGTATTGTTCGGTGACTATAATCCGGCTGGAAGATTACCGATTTCGGTACCTCGTTCGGTCGGCCAGCTTCCTGTACATTACAACCATACAAAACCTAAACATCACGATTATGTGGAAATGTCGGCCAAACCATTGTATGCTTTTGGTTATGGGTTGAGCTACAGTAGCTTTGATTACTCCAATTTACAGGTCTCATTGAAGGAAGCTGACAATGATTTTGCGTGTACGGTGTCCTTCGACGTGGCAAATAATGGCAAATTGGCGGGCGATGAAGTCACTCAGCTGTATGTTGTGGACGAAGTAAGTTCGGTGGTGACACCGGTGATGCAGTTGAAGCGGTTTGAGCGTAAAAACATTGCCGCAGGAAAGAAAGAACGTTATTCTTTTCAATTGACCAAGGAGGACCTCAAACTTTGGAATGCAGGAAACGAATGGAAGACAGAAAAAGGCAGGTTTAAACTTTTGGTCGGCGCATCTTCCGATGATATCCGGTTGAAGGGAGAAACGGTTTTAACAAAGGATTATTAA
- a CDS encoding carboxypeptidase-like regulatory domain-containing protein, with translation MKLSPILLIGLSLQAGLTFAQQPASPKQKNQVVTETVKGTVIDKNTRLPLTGATIVISSSHGTKSVSTDAQGIFRLQQVPVGRQQLQVRMAGYKPEEFTELLITSGRENMVNVEMETQTNALAEAIVYANAGKQPLNQMAMTSGRSFSPEETNRYAGAFFDPARMAQSFPGVAAGGDDNEIIVRGNSPKSLQWRLEGIEIVNPNHFGAEGAAGGGIRLSQYHGIGKV, from the coding sequence ATGAAACTATCGCCAATCTTACTTATTGGATTATCGCTTCAAGCAGGGCTTACATTCGCCCAGCAACCAGCATCGCCAAAGCAAAAAAATCAGGTTGTGACCGAAACTGTCAAAGGAACCGTGATAGATAAAAATACCAGATTACCACTTACAGGTGCCACAATTGTTATTTCATCCAGTCATGGAACAAAGTCTGTAAGTACAGACGCACAGGGCATATTTCGGCTGCAGCAAGTTCCAGTTGGGCGTCAACAGCTTCAAGTTCGCATGGCCGGATATAAACCAGAAGAATTTACGGAATTACTGATCACCAGTGGTAGGGAGAATATGGTTAATGTGGAAATGGAGACACAAACTAATGCATTAGCTGAGGCTATCGTCTACGCCAATGCAGGGAAACAACCGCTCAATCAGATGGCAATGACGAGTGGACGTTCCTTTTCTCCTGAGGAAACAAATCGTTATGCAGGAGCTTTTTTTGATCCCGCCCGTATGGCACAGAGTTTTCCAGGTGTCGCTGCCGGCGGCGATGACAATGAAATTATTGTTCGCGGAAATTCCCCCAAAAGCTTACAATGGCGACTTGAAGGTATCGAAATTGTAAATCCCAATCATTTTGGGGCCGAAGGCGCTGCGGGCGGCGGAATCAGACTTTCCCAATACCATGGTATTGGGAAAGTCTGA